The Camelus dromedarius isolate mCamDro1 chromosome 23, mCamDro1.pat, whole genome shotgun sequence nucleotide sequence TCCTCCCCGACCAGCTCAATTCGTGGAGCCTGAAATTCTCAACTACGCGTCTTTGACTCGAACCCTCGGTGCAGGGTTACTTCTCTTTTGTTCTGTCAGGCAAATCAACGTGTTCCGCAGGTGTGCTGAGGTGCGGGAAAGCCAAGTGTGCTTCACAGGGGTGAACTTCGTGGTTTTCCGAGACTTAATAGGTGTCAGCGTGTAGAGGGGAAAAGTCTCTAAATGAGAAAGTGAGGGGATTTCCGGATGTAAAGGTAACTTGAAGGGGGCCTTGTCCTGTGCCCTCCTTGAGCTAAGCGGTGTCCAAAGTGACCGAGAGCGGAGAAAGGAGGCCCGGTTCCTAGTGCGGAGTAGGCTTCCCGGTAGCAAGGGAACTCCTCCCATGTATCCTGGGGAAGGAGAGCACAGCTGTGCACGCCAGCACGTCCCACCCCTCCTTGCCTCCTTTTAGTTTTTCCAATGGGAATGTAAATATCGGAGGGGCGGAAAAGAAAGCGGACGTGTTTCCGCCCGGTTTCGAACCGGGGACCTTTCGCGTGTGAGGCGAACGTGATAACCACTACACTACGGAAACCGAACTGGTGCTGGCGCTTCACAGTACGTCCAGGAAAACCCTATCCTGCCCACCAACCCTTTAAACTGAGAGCAAAACGCTCGAAGCGCCAGCAATACCTCCAGCAAGAAGACTGCAGTCCCAGAGAGGCCCTGGCTTGGGGCTCCGCAcctcccccctgccccaccccgccGCAGCCAGGACAGTTTGGTTTCGGGTTCCCGCATCCAACGCAGGGTCTCTCCTTCCACAACTAAGCGCCCGGGATCAGGGGTCGCCCTGCTAACTCCCCAGCTCCCAGAACTTCcatttgctttttcaaaataGATTCTCTTTCTCTGCTGGAAAAGATTTATCATGTCATCTATTTTCTGAACGGCTAAAACATACCACATTAAGCTCCTATCTGACAACCTCAATAGCTCAATCCCCTGTGAGTCAGTCTCTGCGggatccttttttccccttctgcttctATTCCTTTGTAGTCCTAGACTACTGTGACTGGAGGAGGAACCTATTGTGTGAAAAATGGTGGCCGGTTTCATGATCTCTTTCTCTCAAGATTGTTCACCCTCTTCCccaacattctccaggatagaccgTACACTAAGCCGTATAATATGCCCCAAAACATTTCGAAGGACTTGAATTGCATACAGTTTGGGACATCTCACAGACCAGAACTATAGTCTAGAAGCAGGTTGGCAAGTAGTGTAGGTAGTTTGTCCTCCACCCTCACTTTGTCATGAATGTTCAGTGGCACATATGGAGGTGGCCGTGGTCATATATGTGGAGTCCACTAGCTTGGAAAAGCTAGGCAgctgaagggaagagagagatatTTCAGGGAATTTCCCTCGTCTTGGCTCACAAAACCAGGAAGAAATTGATAGGTAGGAAGTTAGGAGAGGTCAGGGGATTATTTCTCCTGCCTGCCTATGCCTCTCTTTAAAACCTCAGCTTCTATGCCACTAAATCCCACTGCACAGGAATACTGTGGGTCACCACTAACTACCATAGACCCAAGATCTGGATGTTTACCACACTCTGAGAAAACAAGAACAGGTCAATAAGTTTGGGTCAACACAAGCCATCGCTCAGTGTTCTATAAAAACTGCTCTGGACGTAAAGAATAGCACTAGTTTACAAAGCACCCCAAATTATGTGGCCACTACAAGTGTTCAAAGAAACATACAAAATCTACTTCAATGACTTTGACAAGTGGGGAAGAAAGCCTTTCGCACTAGAATGACATCCATAAGGGATAAGCGTGGAATATGCATATACAGATTAAAACACAAAGGAACCCACACatagaggaggagggtggggctgggaggtagGGAATGTCAAAGCCGACTTCAAGGTTAACGAAAAGCCTAGTTGCTTTCCCGTTGAGGAAAAAGAAGCCATCATAACGTCAGTCTGCAGTAAGAAGTTAATTAAGACACAGTCTTGCCAGTAACCCttataaattaattattcatACATGGAACACAGTATTACATTTGGGATATTTTCCTCAAAATAGTAAAACGGGGTGGAAAAAAAACTAGCAAACCAAAAACTCCAAGAGTATCTAAAAGTCTTAAATTTTCCATGAGGAAAAGTGACTTTATGACAGTGTTTAAGACaatgaaagaatttgagaaataTCAATTCCTTGATGATTTATATGCTTGCAAGAATAAACAATAACAAATAGTTTTTTACGTTTTAGGAAGAGATAGGTCTGTGGTATCAGCACGTGGATACAGACAGACTGAGACTGGCTGCGGAGGGGGTGTCCCCATCAGTGGCGAACTTCAGAACAGCCCAGGCGGCCTTGTGTATCGGCGTGGCCTAGGCAGCTGGAAGACAGGGGCCCCCAAGATTCCACGACACGCTCCACCTTCCAATTCTGTTCTGGGCCTCCGCATGGTTACCTGGCCGGCTGGGTCCTCTCTCTGGCGCGCTCAGCATAGCCTGGCCTCGGAGCTCTGGCATCTTGTGCCTTACCTCCGTGGTGAAAGCCCCTCAGAGCGGTGGAATGCTGACGAAGTCTGGCCCAAAAGTAAGTAATGAATTACATCTGCATTCTTTAGATATgtttaaatacttttcttttcacttaaagaaactttattgaagtataatttacatactataaaaCTAACCCACTTGTAcacttcaatgatttttagtagtTTACCAGGcagtgcaaccatcaccataatccaTTCACttgttttgaatttattatttgtttgggTTTCTTCTCTGCAGGGTCTGGCTCTGTTTCTTCCACCACAAGCTTCAGCATGGCAGTATCTCTCACCTCTTTCTCTGGCTCAAGGACAGAAATGAGCATCCTGGAAATCAACCAGAACTTGCGCTCCCAGCTGGAAAAAGTCAAACAGGACTTTCGAGACCTCACAGAGAAATTCCTCACATCCAAAGCTACTGTTTACTCCCTGGCCAACCAGCTGCAGAAATACAGTAAGCCTTATGGGGTCATAGTCACCAAAGTGATAAATGATTGCCCATCTTCCCTACAAGAAATGAAATACCCTCCAGacttcattcttctctctcttccatcaAAACAAACCTGATTGTACTCCTAGAAAGGTAGAAATGGGTATTTTACCTTCAGTTTGCAGAGGATGGAAACACTGAGTCACAAAGGAGTAAAGTTTGCAGTGAGAGTATGGGAGGAATTGAGCTAAGATCTTGGTTCAGGCACtcaactttcttttctctcccaggaACATGTGGCAGATTCTACAAACCTATAATCTCGTTGTAGGCTTAAATATCTCAGGATTAAATTCAGTCTTTGACTGAGCAGCCACTTGCAGAGCACTGTGCCGGCTGCCCTGGGGAGAAAGAAGTGATAGGACTCCCTACCTTAAAAGAGCTTAAATCTGTCTGTTCCCAGCTGAGCCACAGATGTCTGGAGGTGAGAGTGTGACtggcagacacagagggaagtCCTGATGCCTGGGGCAAGATTCTTTTCGCACATAAAGTCTGAGAAGCCATTCCTCAGCCTCTGGTGAGATGGAGGGTATTTCCAGGAAAACCAGAGACTCTACAGCACCTTTGCTACCTCCCTCTGAATGTGAAGTTCACAGACAGCAAGCAAATCCAGGATCTGGGCTTTGAGACAAATGGCAAAATGAGAATGAAGCCAAGTGGAGGAGACCTCCAGGCCTCGtagcaggcagggcagggcaggggatggCCCTTCCCTCTCCACCATCAGCTTTCACATCTGGAAATCCACTGGACCATTTCAAACCTGTTCACCATCGAAGGGAGGGTGGAGCCGTAGTGGCTGAAGGACCATGGGAGCAAGTGCCTGAGGGGACAGGGAAAAAACGGGAGGATTCTTACTGATTATTGAATTTGAGTTGGCTTTCAAATTTCTACAATCATTTTTTCGTAAATCAGTGAGGGATAAAATTTGCTATCCAACTTACTGACGTGGacaaaaaagtaataattaaagCCTATTTATCAATGACGTGAAAAGACCAGCTTTGGGGTGTGCGAATAtaagggttttggttttttgtgttttttttgaaCTTAATTTATTATAATCATAATACAACTTTTTTGAAGctagagaagaagaaagatatCACCCACTATCTTCCTGTCAGGGTACTACTACAGTGCTGTGATTAAGAGCCAggcttcctgggttcaaatccaagttGCTCACCTTCTCCATGCCTCTGTTTCCGCATCTGTAATGGTAATAAGAATAGTGGCTACCTCTTCAGGTAGTGGTGATGATTGCGTGAtgataattcttaaaaatctgcTAGAACAGTGCCTTGGCAGACATTAGTTCTCCCTCCAACCTAACACACCTGTTAGCATTTGAACATCTGTCTTTCAGACATTTTCATCTTCAGATACCTTTTTACACGATTTTATCCAGATAAACTTTTACATCTTTGAAATACGGAGGGATCGTTGAAACCCTCATTGTGGGAGACCGTCAGCCCTACAGTCCTTGGAGCTTTCCCAAACACACAGAGAGTCCTACTTCATGCCCAGATGAGTGTTTCACTTAAGAGGCTGCGAAAGTGGCTCAGATTTGGAGTCAGAACTCAGGGTGTGTGGATCCAGACATTGCCTCATTCCAGCTGAATCATCTTGAGCAAGTTAATCTGCCCGTCTATGagcttctctttcctcatctctacAGTGGGGAGTAATCAAATGCCACGTAGTTGGGAGGCTGAGGAATAAGGTGTGGAAATCCCAGCATAGGGCCTGGTACCATGGTTACATCTGCCCCTGGGATGgatcctgcctcctcccttgaAGGCAGTGACCACAGCAGCATGCCCAGCTTTCCCCTGAGGCAgcgtctctgttttctcagactgtgaAGAGTACAAAGAACTTATTGAATTTGTGCTGGAGGAGGGAGTGCCATTTGAGGAAGGGGAGCTGGCAGAGAAGATGAGATCAGCTGCAAGGCTTGGGTAAGGAGACTGGGAAGGTGTGGGTAATCTTGACCCTGTCATTGGTTTTGCTTTTCATCCTTTCAATTAATGCCAGTCTAGCACTTCTGTATCTGGCTTTCCACCCCCTACGTTCTGCATAATGCTTGATgatgtatattttattgaaatggaTGGGGGCTGAAGTGAGGAGCTgaaggaatttctttttaaaagaaaggtaattaaaaaaaaaagaaaaagaaacaaacccagTGCTATTTCCTCATTCCCTCTGCCACAGGCAAGTCACACAACTTGTACAAGAACTCAGCATGAGGTGTatataaaagtagagaaaaaccaaatttcttctatatagcacagggaactatattcaatatcttataataatctttggtgaaaaaattatgaaaacgaatatatgtatgtatatgtatatgtatgtgtgtgtgtgtctgtgtgtatatatataaagaattcagcATGAGGAATTCCTTAGGGGCAATCTAAGAAGTATCTCTGCTAAATCTCCCATAATTTATCACTCactacattcatttttaaattttactttcccTTCCCACCTTAGGAAATATGACCCCCTAATTCAGGCTCAAGCCCAAGAACTGACCCACTTACGACAGAAGATACAGGAAGGAAAAGGTGCCTGTTACCTTTTCACCCAGCATGCAAGGAACACAGTCAAGTCTTTTGAGAGTCTCCTCAGGAGCACTGACATCGCCTACTACCAGAGGCAGAGATTCTGTGAGCTACTGACCCAAGGAAGCCAGCTGGCAGAGAGACTTGCCAGCCAGCTCACCACCGGTAAGTCGGCTACAGGGCCTGAAGACCCTTAGCTCCTGCCAAGGTCCTAGCCTCACACGAGACCCCCTGCCTCCACGACCCTCCAGTGACTTTATCCGGATGCCCTGCTGTTTCGTGTCGGTCTCAGCCAAAGGATGGTGATGCTACTGTCTAGACATACCTGAGAGTATTCCCCTGGGCTGGAGGCGAGCCCCCGCAGACATTTCCCCTTCTGGAGCCAATGTTGTGGCTGGACAGACCCTTGTGCTTCTTATTAGGATTGCACGATACACCTCAGCAACAACCATCAGGACATTTCGAAAAACACAAGGTGTATTAATCCCAAGTCCTGAGGGCTACGCggtgcacacacacccagggccacacagcgaggtcacagggagagagagagcagagtcCTGTGGTTCTGTGATGGGGCAGCTAGGGTTCCGTGGGTTCACTCTTTACTGCTGAATTTAAAACAGAAGAGGGGAATTAAAGTGCAAGAAGGAAAAAACGTCAGTTTTTAAACAGTGCAGGAAGTGGTCAAGCATCAGTTATCTAAATCAACCAGGAATTTCTAAAGCAAAAAACTTCAAGGATGAGGCAACCTGACTCTGTCTAGTCATGTAGTTGCCAGTGTGTTATTTGAGATCCTCGTCTTTGAAGTGGATGCCTTGGGAATCAATAGCTTAATATCAGGCACTtgggttacattttttttttaaaaagggactgTCAGGTGCTTACACTACACCTGCTGGTACACCTCACACTCTGGGGACCATGGCAACACAGGGCTGGCTGGGGGTGAGTACAGTGGAGACTACACGGGTCTGGAGGCCACATTATGACAACTGCCTCCTTCATCACAGGCTTTTGGAGCAGGAGGCAGCAGCCATCCAATCATTTTTAAGGACTTTGATATACAATAAAATGACCCATATTGTATTGATACACAATAAAAATGTGTACATAAGTGTTATATACAGTGTTATAAGCACTCCCACAATCAAGGTATATAACAGTTCCATCCCTCCTAAAATTCCCTTCTGCCTCTTTGTAGTCAACCGTTTTTCCCCAACGCCAGGCGCTGGCAACCGCTGTGTTTGGTTTTTGTCCCCATAGATTTCCCGCTTTCGTGCTGACTTCTATTCCATTATAGAGACGTATCACTTTTTGTTTACCCTTTCATCCACCGGAGgccatttggattgttttcagtcTGGGGCACTTACGAATAATCGCTGCTAAGAGTCATacacagatttttgtgtgaaaaatGTTTTCACTTCACTTGGGTAAACACCCAGGCGTGGGGTTGCTGGGTACACGGGGTCAGTGTACGTTTAATTTATACAAAACTGCCAAACCGTTTTCCAGTGTGGCTCTACCATTCCGCATGCCCCCCAGCAATGAGTAGAGTTCCAACTCTTCCCCAGTACCAGATCCTGATATTTTCAGGTGgttgttcttttgctttttgtcaTTTTGGCAATTTTAGTAGGTGTGTGGTGGCctatcactgtggttttaatttgcatttcctaatgacTGATGATTCTGAGggtcttttcatatgcctattgaccATCCATGTATCTTCGGTAAAGTGAGTGTTCAACTACGATGTGCATTTGACAGTTGAGTTGCTGTTTCCTTATCATTGAGtcttgagagttctttatatttccGGGTACAAGTCCTGTATCACATATTTGATTTGCCAGTATTGTCTCCCAGTCTGCGGCttaccttttcattctcttaactgtCTTTCAGGGAGAAGAATTTCCTGGTATTGATAAAGTCCAACTTATGCATCATGGTTTTGCAGTTATATCTAAAAACTCTTTGCCTGAAACAAgatcctttgcctttccatataagtTTTACAATCAGCTTGTCATTAGCTATTAAAAGTCCTGCTAGGATTTTGAGTGGCATTGCTTTGAATCTACGAAGAGTTTGAGGAGaattgaccattttaataatattgagttTTCCAATTAATGATCATGGTGACTTTCATCAGGTTGAGGCagcttttgcttgttttatttattcatatttgagTGAACAAACAAAGCTTCTGTTTTTTGTCTTATGATGTTGACTGCTGACAACAGAGAAGGAATTATGTCTCCTAACGAAACATGCGCAGGCATGGTCTAACTAACTAAAGTTTCCAATTTATGTGAAGaagttcatttttgttctttatttgcCAAGAGTTTTATTTTGAATAGATGTTGAgctttgtgaaatgctttttattcatctgttgagaTAATTGttaagtttttattatgttgaatacTTTCAGATTGTACtctggacattttgaatattatgttgTGAGACCCGGGGTCCTGTTAAAGTCCTCTGAAAAGAATTTCTTAGCAGGCAATCAACCCCTGCTAGGCTCAGACTTGCGAGTACTATGGGCAGTAGCTCCAATGTCAGTTTAGTGTTCAGTGTACTTGATGTATTGTTTAAGTCAGTCGAGCAAATAAGTCACTCAGGTTTAGTCTGAACTAGCTGCTGGTTTTATGGTCATTCATTTCTGTAACCCTTTGCCATGATTCTTTGGGTCTGTTCCACACGTGTTCATTTTGGGGATGAGCCCGGGGATTTCTGTCAGTTTATGGACAGTgttccagcctctcccctctctagcatttctttCATACGTCCCAGTTCCCAAGGGTCCCTTTTCCAAGTCCCTCTACAGAGAGATTGGGCTCTTTCAGTCACTTGTCCTATCACACTGTGCTGCAGTTCCACATGACTGGGGCTACTGTTAGAGCAAGGAGGCAAGAAAATTGAGAACGAAAAAGAAGGGGGGGACACTCTTCACACTCTTCAGACAAGAGGTCCCTGTTTGACTAGAGGGCTAGATTCTCATTTGTGCTTTACGGCCCTGCTCAGCTGCCGTGACAATGCAGTTCTGCAACTGGGCTGGTCTCTGGGCCGGgtcaggaggaaaaagagaaaaagaagaaatggaaaggaagggaagattcTCTTTACACTCATTGGCATACAGAGGGCCCTCTGTCCGGTCATTTGGTCAGAAAGAGGTGGCTTCTCCTGAAGGTCTTACTGCTCAGATGCTGCTGCAGGCTCCACGTGAGAACAGTAATGGGACACACATCCATGGTCTAGCAGCCAGCCTTGTGGCAAAATGAAGGTTACAGCTGAAGAAGTACAGAAGGCAGTGGGCCAGTACCCTGCAGGCTGGGGACCAAACATTTTAAACCCTTTGCCTTGACTTAGGAGCAGACCTCATGGTGATGATTCATCATGCCAGCGACATACCGCCCAGTGTTGCTCAGAAAAGCCTGCCAGGCTGCTCCTCTAAAGACACACCCGCGCCTCCTGGAATCATTCTCCCAGAGCGTCTGAACAAATATGTAGAGTATTGCGTCCCTGGTCACATAGGCCCTTGTACTTGTGATGTGTGAAGCGGGACCTGCTTAATTTCCTGCTAGCTCTTCGTATTTTTGGTTCACAGAAGATCATCAGGATAGGGAAGGTGAAGATGGACAGGAGCCACTGGCACCCAGGTAACTCTGAATGATGAAAGGGCTGATGATGGAATGGTGAAATCTGGAGAGGATTCCAGAAGCAAGAGACCAAGAGGCCAGAGGTCGCTGATCCAGGAGAAACCAGAAACTGCTGACTGTACCCACTGCATTTATTCATCATCCAATGATGTGTCATTTTAAACAGTGTTATTGGTTCTCTTTGCAGTTCTTGCGTTGGCTACCATTCCCTAGTAATTCCTCAAGTCTAGTTGACTAGAATCAGTCTGACCTAAAGGCATGCCAGCCAGAGATCCCTGGTTCCTGTTTCCTAAAAACCCATGTGGTTAAAAGCCAAAATGAGACGCCTCTCTGCTTTCTGCACAGTTGTCCTGAGGTGTGTTTGCAGGTGTTTCATCACCAGAAAtctatcttgaaaaataaaatcaaccatatcaaatatttaggggaaaaaagaggtgTAAAAGCTGCAAGAGCCCTAAGGAGGTTACATTGCCTCGGGAGCCAGTATTCAATGGACCCCTTCATATAGTATTCCCTAAAATTTGTCCAGAGCATTTAAAAGCCAATATTTTAGGTCTCTGCGCGTCCTGCCTGTCATAGTGTGTTCTAGTGGAGTAGTTGTGTCGTTCCTCGTGTTAGGAGATCACTACGCTGCACACCTGCTGCTCGCTCTCCCACCCCAGCTCTAGCCtcactgtgacaccagtcagaagggGATTGTCATGCTTCCTCTCACATAAGATGGCCCCTCTGATTTCTGGTGCCTCTGCCATGAGCTTCAGATCAGGACCAGCTGTGAGGCTGTGGTTCCAGGTTGCCTTAGTCTAATCTCCTGTCtttcctgcccacccacccccaccccagcttcagCAGGGGGCTCCAGGCGGAAGAAGAGAGTGAAGTCCAGGAGGACTCACTAGATGAAATGTATCTGACTCATTCCAGCTACCAGGACTCCCACCAGCCTCCCAACACCAACGCCTTTGCGTGTGACGGGCAGGAAGCCAGCTCTGCCGTGGATGTGGCCGGTGAGTACCCCCAGTATAAAGAGAAGAAAGCTCCAACACCCAGAGGACTGAGAAATGAAGCTCTGGCGGCTTCTCCACGCTCACCGCCTCTGTCTCGGGTGATTGAGATCATCTCTGTAGGCAGGCCCCCAAAACGCGCCTTGCAAAAGTGATTAGGCTGCATACAGTTTTGGGATCAAGTACGGGTCCCTGGTGGGTCAGTAACTTGCATCGTTCCTGGTCCACACCGCATTGCCATCCGTCTGGCCTCCATTGGCATAGGCAAGCCGAGGAACCCGAGACAAGCCAGAGTGGAGACAGTGAAGGGATCGTGGCAGGCTTTCTGCTCCCCTTCAGCACATGTACAGAATCTGTCTAATGAACCTCCTTCTTTAAGATGAAGCATCTTAGCTTTCCTGAAATGTCCTTGCTAATTCTGGTTCCTGAATGTTGTCCCATGGGTTTTTCTAGCTGTCCACAACATCGGCAGTCTTGACCATATTTGGAAGTCCAGTGATCACACTTCCTGAGTTCAAGCACCAGTCTCCATTTCCCGTCAGGCGGCTTGTCTCCCCGTGTGGTTCCATGTTAGCTCTGGAACATCAAGCGGTTTCCCTAAAGACAAGGCTCTGATCTTGGCAACCCTTGAGTAAGTGGCCAGGGTTCCCATTCTTTGTGCAACACCGAAGCTGgtgggttttctttgtttgtgGGTTTAGTCTCAGTGCAGTAATGGAATCTAAACCAACAACCAGCAACTGGAGGAGAGGCTGAAGCTAGCAGCAAGGCCACTCACATGCCACTTTCCAAAAAAAACCACCCAATCTAGCCAGTGAAGCTCCTCCAGGTGTAAGAGCCCCTGAGCTAGCCGACTCACTGGTGTGTgcgaagtgtgtgtgtgtgtgcaggttaAGACCTCAACTTTCGTCTCCTTTCCCTTAACTGACTGACTTTCCTTTGGGGACAAAAGTTTGGATCACTAGAGGACAATATGGTGTGTATTCTCTTCTAGGCAAGAGAAAGAGGCTATCTTAATTTGATCACTGTTAGCTGAGGTTCTTATAGCGGTATAAACCATGTCCTGTTTTACCCTTTTGCCCCAGGCGGGCGTAAGTACGTGCGTTTTGTTCCTCATTCTGTTCCTTTACAAAGGCATCTTCAGTCCTGTTTCCCCTTCCCCCTGAGGAGCAGAGGGAGTATTTGACACCTCTTAAAGACGTTCGGTCACAAATCAAGTGGGAGAAGTATTCAGCAGAGAGGAATACCTTTCTAGTACCCACAACTTCATACCAAAGAGGTGGCCACTCCTCTCCCAGAGCTAGACTAGCCCTACTCAGAGGCCTTCAGTATTTTCCCTCCTTGTGTCAACATCCTTTAAACTTCCCATATCCTTGTGTAGGAGGTGGCCCTGTGGAGGGAGCTTAGCACTGGGCCACGCTTCAATTCTACAAGGTTGCCCGCTCTCCCACACCCTTTCAGATGCCAGTAGAAAGCCCAGGTTGTTACCCGTACTTCTGACTGGCCCCAAATCAGAGGGTAACACACCCCCTTGTCAGCTTTGATGAATTTGCTAGAACAGCCCACAGAACTGAGAGAGACATTTCACTCACCaggttaccttttttttttttttttaaataaaagggtaTAAGTCAGGAACAGCAGATGGAAGAGATACATAAGCAAGGCgtggggaaagggtgtggggcTTTAACGGCCCCTCAGAGAAAGCCGCTCTCCTAGCGCCAACATGCATTCAGCAACCCAGAAGCCAGAAGCTCTCAGAACCTTAAAAACCTTTTGGGTTTTTACGGAGACTTCCTTACACGGgcacgattgattaaatcatttatcattggtgattgaactcagCTGCCAGCCCTCACCCTCCCAGGAGGTCAGAGACTGGAAGTTCCAACCCTCCAATCACAAGGCTGAACTTCCAGGCAATCAGCCCTCAAGATAAGGCGCTTTCCCAAAGTTTCCTCATTAACGTAACAAATGAATTTTATGCCTCCATCACTTAGGAATTCCaggggttttaggagctctgtgccagaaatggggatgAAGACCaagtatgtatttcttattataaatcacaatatcgtAGATGATGTCTGAAGATTCTGCTGGTTTTCACATTCTAGggctgttcccttggtgctgccCTCCTATTTAAAAGGACTAGCACATGGATTTGGGAGCCAGATTTCCTTGCAAAATATCCTCTTTTTCCTGGAActgttctaggaaacagactgtttcTGAATGTGCATGTTTGAAGCTAGGCACCCAGGAGATGTGAAAggcctttgtttttctccaaaagAGTGGAATAGAGAGTAAAGTGATACtgagggggaggtggtggggatcTGGCTAACCCCCCTGCGGCAGCTGTGAGCAGGGCTCTCAGCATCATGCGGTGGTGGGGCCCTCTGTTCCACACCGCAGGGCAGATGGCATATTTCAGAGGACTTTCCCTCTAATCTGCTACTACAGCTTCCTCTTTCCAGACTGTAGTTTACCCCCTAGCTTATCCAGTTACCTGCAT carries:
- the LOC105105893 gene encoding neuroblastoma breakpoint family member 6-like protein, with translation MAVSLTSFSGSRTEMSILEINQNLRSQLEKVKQDFRDLTEKFLTSKATVYSLANQLQKYNCEEYKELIEFVLEEGVPFEEGELAEKMRSAARLGKYDPLIQAQAQELTHLRQKIQEGKGACYLFTQHARNTVKSFESLLRSTDIAYYQRQRFCELLTQGSQLAERLASQLTTEDHQDREGEDGQEPLAPSFSRGLQAEEESEVQEDSLDEMYLTHSSYQDSHQPPNTNAFACDGQEASSAVDVAGEYPQYKEKKAPTPRGLRNEALAASPRSPPLSRVIEIISVGRPPKRALQK